The DNA sequence CCTCCAGGCGATAATCGACGCTGCTCAGCGTGGAAGCCTCAAAGCCCAGGTGGCAGGGGTGGTGTGCGACAACCCCGGGGCGCGCGCGCTAGAGAGGGCCGCCGCCTGCCGGATCCCGTCGTCGGTCGTGGTCCGCGAGGCTTATCAATCGAGAAGCGAGTTCGAAATGGCGCTGGTCGGAGCGGTAAGGAGATTCGACCCCGAGCTCGTGGTGCTGGCCGGCTTCATGAGGGTGCTGGGTGAGACGTTCCTCCAGGCGTTTCCCGGTCGGATCATAAACATACACCCATCGCTCCTCCCGGCGTTTCGTGGCCTGGAGGCTCAGCGTCAAGCCCTCGAGTACGGTGTGAAGTACACCGGCTGCACGGTGCACTTCGTTGACGCAGGGGTGGACACGGGCCCGATAATCGGCCAGCGCGCGGTGCCGGTTCTGCCGGGTGACACCGTGGACTCGCTCTCCGCCCGGATCCTCGAGCACGAGCACGAGCTCCTGGTGGAGTGCATACGAGCTATCGCTGAGGGTAGGGTGAAGGTCGAGGGGAGAAGGGTCCAGGTAAGAGAGTGAGGTCGCGATGGCCTGTCTCCCCTTGGCGCCCGGACCATCATTGACACGGAGGTGGACGAATTGGGGACACGCAGGGCGATCATCAGCGTTCATGACAAGACCGGCGTGGTGGAATTCGCGAAGGCCCTGGCGGAATTGGGTTACGAGATCGTTTCGACCGGCGGCACCGCGGCTGTTCTCGAAGAGGCCGGGGTCCCGGTGACTCCTGTTTCTACAGTGACGGGTTTCCCCGAGATTCTTGGGGGCAGAGTGAAGACTTTGCACCCTGCCGTGCACGCGGGTATACTCGCCCGCCGAACCCCGGGGCATGAGGGCGAGCTTCGCAGGCTCGGGATAGAGTTCGTAGACATCGTTGCGGTCAACCTGTACCCGTTCGTCGAGACCGTGGCGAAGCCCGGTGTCACGCTGGAAGAAGCCGTGGAGAACATCGATATCGGTGGCCCGACGATGGTGCGCGCGGCGGCCAAGAACTTCGAACGCGTCACGGTGGTCACTAGTCCGTCAAGATACGCGGAGGTGGTTGCGGAGCTCGAGTCGCAGGGGCAGGTGTCGCTTCGCACGCGGATGCGCCTTGCTGCAGAGGCGTTTCGGCATACGTCAGAATACGATCGCGCCGTGACGGAGTTCTTGGGACGGACGCGCGAGGAGCAGGGGCTGCGCGGCGAGGGCGACAAGGACGGCTCTGGATGCCATGGCACCCTCCAAGACGAGCTATGGATACGCGGCGCGAAGGTGTTAGACCTCCGATACGGGGAAAACCCGCACCAGGCGGCGGCGTTCTACGCCCTGGAGGGAATCGAGGCGGCGGGGCTTGCTGCGGCGCGGCAGGTGCAGGGCAAGGCACTCTCGTTCAACAACATCCTGGACGCTGATGCCGCTTTGCGGATAATGAGGGAATTTTCCGAGCCTGTCGCAGTCGTGATCAAACACACGAATCCCTGCGGCGTGGCAGTGGCCAACGACCTGGCAAACGCGTACGTGCGGGCGCGGGATGCCGATAGCGTGTCCGCCTTCGGCAGCGTGGTCGGACTCGGCGGGACGGTAACGGCAGACGTTGCGGCGAGACTCGTCGAGACCTTCGTGGAGGTTGTGCTCGCCTGGGGCGTTGCCGACGAGGCGCTCCCGATCCTCGCCACAAAACCCAACCTTCGAGTGCTCGTCGTGCCCGGAGCCCCGAACGGTTCTGTCGGTGCCCGAGCCGGTATCGACGTTCGTTGGGTGGACGGAGGCTTTCTGGTGCAGCAGGCGGATGTTCCTTGCGAAGACGAAGAGCACGCTGTCCGGGTGGTGACTTGCAGGAGACCTAGCGTTCAGGAGGCCAAGTGGCTCCTGCACGCCATGAGAGTAGCGAAACACGTGAAGTCGAATGCCATCGTCTTGTGGAAAGATGGCGCCACCGTGGGTGTCGGAGCAGGCCAGATGAACCGGGTGGGCTCTGTGAGGATTGCAGCTGCCCAGGCAGGCGCGCACGCTCGGGGCGCGGTGTTGGCGTCGGACGCCTTCTTCCCGTTCAGGGACGGCATAGATGAGGCCGCCAGGGCAGGCGTGACCGCCATAGTTCAACCGGGAGGATCGCTTCGGGACAAGGAATGCATCGAGGCCGCGAACGAACATGGCATCTCCATGGTCTTCACAGGCATCCGGCATTTTCGGCATTGAGGCCAGCGCGGTGGCATTCGGATTCGGCCGGTCCCTCGCGGACTCGGTCCGACTCGCGGGACCCGGACGCGGCGCAGGTCAAGGAGATGATGGTGGTGAAGGCAAGACTGAAACGGGATGGCTTGAGCGTCCTCGTTGTGGGCGGAGGCGGAAGGGAGCACGCCCTGGCTTGGAAACTCGCGTCAAGTCCCAGGGTTGCCAAGCTGTACGCAGCTCCCGGCAATCCTGGTATCGCCCGGATCGCGTCGTGCGTGCCCATCGGGGCGACCGACACGGCCGCTCTGGCGAACTTCGCGGTCCAGAGGCGAGTGGATATCACTGTGGTGGGACCTGAGGGGCCACTGGCCCTTGGTATCGTGGACGAGTTCAACCGACTCGGGCTTGCGGTCTTCGGGCCGACGAAGCGCGCGGCGGAGATAGAGTCCAGCAAGGCGTGGGCGAAGGGATTCATGACGAGACACGGGATACCCACCGCCGGTTATTGCGTCTTCGGAGATCCCGATGCTGCCAGGGCTTTCATTCGGCAGAGCGGAGGGCCCGCGGTTGTCAAGGCCGACGGCCTCGCTGCGGGCAAAGGGGTCATCGTGGCTCATACAGTGGAAGAAGCGGAGAAGGCCATCGAGACCGTGGCATCGCTCGGAGCAGGTGGCGCCATCGTCATCGAGGACCTCCTCATCGGTCAGGAGATGAGCTTTTTCGCGGTAACCGACGGTGAGACCTCGGTGCCCCTGCTTTCTGCGCGCGACCACAAGCGTGCATGGGACGGCGACGTTGGCCCAAATACGGGGGGCATGGGCGCGGTAGCTCCTGCTCCCGAGTACGACGAGGACCTGGAGACCAGGATCATGTCTGAGATAATAGACCCCGCGGTGAAGGGTCTTGCGCGGGAAGGGAGGCGATACGTTGGCGTGCTGTACGCTGGCCTCATGCTCACGTCCTCCGGTCCGAAAGTCCTGGAGTTCAACGCGAGATTGGGCGACCCCGAAACGCAAGCCATTCTTCCCATGATGGAGTCAGACCTCGTCGATCTGATGGAGGCGGCTCTTGAGCGCCAGGGCCTCGGCCCGGGCGTGGTGAGGTGGCGACCAGGCGCCAGCGCCTGCGTGGTTCTCGCGTCCCGAGGGTACCCCGACAAACCGGCGCTCGGCGAGGAGATCCACATAGACGACGCTGGCATTGAGGCTGACGACGTCCTCTTGTTCCATGCCGGCACGAAGCTCGTCCAAGACAGGCTCGTTACGTCGGGAGGTCGAGTCTTGAACGTGGTGGCCACGGGACGCTCGATGGGGGAAGCGGCGGACCGTGC is a window from the Bacillota bacterium genome containing:
- the purN gene encoding phosphoribosylglycinamide formyltransferase, translated to MGGTCETFRLVVMASGRGTNLQAIIDAAQRGSLKAQVAGVVCDNPGARALERAAACRIPSSVVVREAYQSRSEFEMALVGAVRRFDPELVVLAGFMRVLGETFLQAFPGRIINIHPSLLPAFRGLEAQRQALEYGVKYTGCTVHFVDAGVDTGPIIGQRAVPVLPGDTVDSLSARILEHEHELLVECIRAIAEGRVKVEGRRVQVRE
- the purH gene encoding bifunctional phosphoribosylaminoimidazolecarboxamide formyltransferase/IMP cyclohydrolase, encoding MGTRRAIISVHDKTGVVEFAKALAELGYEIVSTGGTAAVLEEAGVPVTPVSTVTGFPEILGGRVKTLHPAVHAGILARRTPGHEGELRRLGIEFVDIVAVNLYPFVETVAKPGVTLEEAVENIDIGGPTMVRAAAKNFERVTVVTSPSRYAEVVAELESQGQVSLRTRMRLAAEAFRHTSEYDRAVTEFLGRTREEQGLRGEGDKDGSGCHGTLQDELWIRGAKVLDLRYGENPHQAAAFYALEGIEAAGLAAARQVQGKALSFNNILDADAALRIMREFSEPVAVVIKHTNPCGVAVANDLANAYVRARDADSVSAFGSVVGLGGTVTADVAARLVETFVEVVLAWGVADEALPILATKPNLRVLVVPGAPNGSVGARAGIDVRWVDGGFLVQQADVPCEDEEHAVRVVTCRRPSVQEAKWLLHAMRVAKHVKSNAIVLWKDGATVGVGAGQMNRVGSVRIAAAQAGAHARGAVLASDAFFPFRDGIDEAARAGVTAIVQPGGSLRDKECIEAANEHGISMVFTGIRHFRH
- the purD gene encoding phosphoribosylamine--glycine ligase → MSVLVVGGGGREHALAWKLASSPRVAKLYAAPGNPGIARIASCVPIGATDTAALANFAVQRRVDITVVGPEGPLALGIVDEFNRLGLAVFGPTKRAAEIESSKAWAKGFMTRHGIPTAGYCVFGDPDAARAFIRQSGGPAVVKADGLAAGKGVIVAHTVEEAEKAIETVASLGAGGAIVIEDLLIGQEMSFFAVTDGETSVPLLSARDHKRAWDGDVGPNTGGMGAVAPAPEYDEDLETRIMSEIIDPAVKGLAREGRRYVGVLYAGLMLTSSGPKVLEFNARLGDPETQAILPMMESDLVDLMEAALERQGLGPGVVRWRPGASACVVLASRGYPDKPALGEEIHIDDAGIEADDVLLFHAGTKLVQDRLVTSGGRVLNVVATGRSMGEAADRAYRGIRHVKFQGMWCRTDIGKSCVPVAGVLDSLPPGGE